Genomic window (Gaiellales bacterium):
CGGGACGACCGTCGCCGCCGACGCCTGCTACGTCGCCAAGCAGACGACCGGCCGGACGAAGGTCGTCGTCGCCCAGACGCTCAACCCGCAGGTGCGCCAGGTGGTGCGCACGTTCGCGCCCGGCTTCGGGATGGAGGTCGTCGAGGTGCCGCACACCGGCGGGACCACCGATCCCGACCGCTTCGGCGCCGCCTGCGCCGACGCCGCCTGCGCGATCTTCCCGCAGCCGAACTTCTTCGGCTGCCTCGAGCCGGCGCCGGAGCTGGCCGCCGCCGCGTCTGCCGCGGGCGCGCTCGCGATCGCGCACGTCGACCTGATGACGCTCGGCGTGCTCGAGGCGCCCGGCGCATACGGCTGTGCGCTCGCCATCGGCGAGGGCCAGTCGGCCGGGAACCACATGTCCTACGGCGGCCCGCACTTCGGCTTCCTCGCGGCCCGGTCGGACTACATCCGCAAGCTGCCGGGCAGGATCGTCGGCGAGACGCATGACCACGACGGCCGCCGCGGGTTCGTGCTCACGCTGCAGACGCGCGAGCAGCACATCCGCCGCGAGAAGGCGACGTCGAACATCACCACCAACCAGACGCTGCTGGCGGTGGCGGGCCTGATCTACCTGAGCTGGCTCGGCCCTCAGGGGCTGGGCGACGTCGGCCGGGCCTGCCTGTCGCTGACCGAGCATGCGAAGCGGCGGCTGGGGCTGCCGCTCGCGTTCGACCGGCCAACGTTCCAGGAGTTCGCCGTGCGCCTGAGCCGGCCGGCGCGCGACGTGATCCGCGACGCGCGCAAGCTGGGCGTCCACCCCGGCTACGCGCTCGGCCGCGAGTACGAGGGGATGGACGACGTCCTGCTCGTGTGCCTGACCGAGAAGCGCACGGCGGCCGACATCGACCGGCTTGCCGAGGTCTTACGCCAGGTGCAGGCGGTGGCGGCATGAAGCTCATCTACGAGAAGTCGCGCGCGGGCCGGCGGGCGGGCCGCATCCCCGATCCGGGCGTCCAGGTCGCCGAGGTGCCGGCGGAGCTGGCGCGCACCACCCCGCCGCGGTTGCCGGAGCTGGCCGAGCCTGAGCTCGTGCGCCACTACACCGAGCTCTCGACGCGGACGTTCGGGATCGACACGGGCTTCTACCCGCTCGGCTCCTGCACGATGAAGTACAACCCGCGCATCAACGAGCGTGCGGTCGGCCTGCCCGGCTTCGCCGACCTGCACCCCCACCAGGAGGACGAGGGCGCCCAGGGCGCGCTCGAGCTGATGTGGCGGCTGCAGGAGATGCTGGCCGAGGTGGTCGGCCTCGATGCGGTCACGCTCCAGCCGGCAGCCGGGTCGCAGGGCGAGCTGACCGGCCTCACGCTCATGCGGGCCCACTTCGCGGACCGCGGCGAGGACCGCACGGAGGTGATCATCCCCGACACCGCCCACGGCACCAACCCGGCCAGCGTCGCGATGGCGGGCTACACGCTCGTGCGCGTGAAGACCGACGTGCGCGGCAACGTCGACGTCGACGACCTGCGCGGCAAGGTGGGGGAGCACACGGCGGGGCTCATGCTGACCAACCCGTCGACGCTCGGCCTGTTCGAGGAGCGGATCTCCGAGATCGCCGACATCTTCCACTCGGCCGGCGCGCTCCTCTACTACGACGGCGCCAACCTGAACGCCGTGTGCGGCATCTCCCGGCCGGGCGACATGGGCTTCGACATCGTCCACTACAACCTGCACAAGACGTTCTCGCAGCCGCACGGCGGCGGCGGGCCGGGCGGCGGGCCGGTGGCAGTGCGGCGCGACCTCGAGCAGTTCCTGCCGGTGCCGGTGGTCGTCCGCGACGGCGACACTTTCCGGCTCGAGAGCGACCGGCCGAAGACGATCGGCAAGGTGCGCGGGTTCGGCGGGCCGTTCGGCGTCTTCGTGCGCGCCTACGCGTTCATGCGCATGTGGGGGCCGGGCCTGCGCGACATGTCCGAGGTGGCCGTCCTGAACGCGAACTACGTGCTGGCGCGGCTGAAGGGCGCATACGACCTGCCCGTCGACCGCCACTGCATGCACGAGTTCGTCGTCTCGGCCCGCACCCTCAAACGCGAGCACGGGATCACGGCGCTCGACGTCGCCAAGCGGCTGATGGACCACGGGTTCCACCCGCCCACGATCTACTTCCCCCTGATCGTGTCCGAGGCGCTCATGATCGAGCCGACCGAGACGGAGACGCGCGAGACGCTCGACGCGTTCTGCGAGGCGATGCTCGCGATCGCGCAGGAGGCCGGCGACGATCCGCAGATGCTGAAGGACGCGCCGCACACGCGGCCGGTGACCCGGCTCGACGAGGCCGAGGCGGCCAAGCGCCTGCTCGTACGCTACGGGTTCGACGAGCACCCGACGTCCGGGCTAGATGAATGATCCCACACCTCTGCGCACCTGGGCGCCCGGCTGTGAGGGGTGTTCGGCGTGCTGGTGGGGCTGCGGCTGCGAACCGTCGCATCGCTGTGTCCTCGGTCGCGCCCATACAACCAGGTATGAGCGCTCCCTGCGTCCTCGCGCTGCCCGGTTCGCAGCCGCCCAGGACACACCGGGCGTGGAATCAGTCATCTAGGTGCTGCGCGCCGCCGCGTTCGACTACCGCGACACGCTCGCGGAATTCCGCTGGGACGAACGCCTGTGGCGCCGCGGCGTCGAGGCGCTGGTCGTTGCGGCCGGCGGCGATGCGCGTGCGGCCGGCCGCGTCGGGGAGGGGCTGCGGCGCCGCTTCGCCCGCACGGACGGCGACCCGGTCGAGCTCGACTATCCCGCCGCGGTGGCGGCGGCGCTGCGCGACTTCGGGATCGACGCGGCGCCCGCCGCCGTGCGCCGCGGGATCGAGGCGGAGTACCGCATCTGGGCGCCGGCCCGGCACGTGCATCCGGACACGCCGGCCCTGCTCGACGGCGTGCGCGCGCTCGGCCTGCGATCGGCCGTCGCGGCGAACGCCTTCGACCCGCCCGGGCTCTTCCGCGCCGACCTCGCAGCGCAGGGGATCGGGGGCCGCGTCGACGCCGTCGTGCTCTCCTGCGAGGTGGGCGTGCGCAAGCCGGATCCGCGCTTCTTCGCGGCTGTCTCGAACGCGCTTGGCGTCGACCCGGGCGAGGCCGTGTTCGTGGGCGACAGCGTGCGCGACGACGTGCTCGGGGCCGCCGCCGTGGGCATGCGGACCTGCCTCGCGACCTGGTACCGGCAGGATCCGGAAGCCGCGGGAAGGGGTGTGACGACGGGCACAGAACCCCTGCAAGTGGTGGAGATTCTCGAGGGGATTGTCGAATCCGGACGGGCCGGTAAGATCTGACGATGGGCCGTATCCGTCAGTCGCTGCCCGTCGCTCCGCCCGCGTCAGATGTGGAGTGCCGGCGCTGCGGGGTCGTGTGCCAGAAGGTCGTGCACCCGTCCCGCTGCCTCGAACAGCAGTGCCCCTTCCTCTACGCCTACGACGCCTTCGGGCGCACGTACGTCGGCTGCACGCAGGAGATCTTCGCCGCCGACATCGACCTCGAGGTGCTCGAGCGGGCGCGCCGCCGCCGCAACGGCTTCGGGTCGGTGCGGGCGGTGCGCGAGCCGCTGCCGATCTGCCCGGCCGACGTCGAGCGGGCCTACGAGAACCGCGAGGACCCGATGGGCTGCATCAACCCCGAGTTCCACGAGCTGCCCGACCGGCCCAGCTTCCGCGTCATCCGCGGCGACGACTGACGGCGGCGTGAATATCCGGTGCCTGCCACCGGCTATTCATGGAACGCGAGGGTGCCGACGTCCACCGCGGTCATGCCGCCGTCCACGGTGAGCACGGCGCCCGAGACGTAGGACGCCTCGTCCGAGGCCAGGAAGAGCGCGGCGGCCGCGACCTCGTCCGGCTGCGCCGGCCGGCCCAGCGGGACGTGCCGGGTGACCTCGCGGTAGGCGGCCTCGGTGTCCGCGCCGAGCGCCGACATCTCCAGGTCCGCCATCGGCGTGCGCACCCAGCCGGGGCAGATCGCGTTGGCGCGCACGCCGCGTGGCCCGAGCGTCACCGCGAGCGACTTCGTCAGCATCACCAGCGCCGCCTTCGAGACGGCGTACTGGGGCGCTCCGGGTCCCGCCACGAGCGCGGCCACCGAGGAGACGTTCACGATCGCGCCCCGGCGCGCGGCCAGCCCGTCGGCCGCCGCATCCGCCAGGCGATGGGCCGCGGTCAGGTTGACGGCGATGGTCGCGTCCCAGTCCGCGTCGCCCAGGCCGGCGTTGTTCACGAGCACGTCGAGCGGCCCGGTCTGCTCCAGCGCGCGGCGGCGGTCGTCCGCGTCGGCGATGTCGCCCGCGATCGGCTGCCCGCCGCTCGCCTCGAGCGCCTCCCGCCGGCGGCCCATCGCCCACACGGTCGCGCCCTCCGCGGCGAAGCGGCGCACGATGGCGGCGCCGATCCCGGTGCCGCCCCCGGTCACGAGCGCGGTGCGGCCCTCAAGCCGCACGGGTGGCCTCCGCGCGGTCGTCGGCGTCTGCGGGCGGGCGGCGCATCCGCTTGCGGGCGGCGTCGCGACGCTTGCGCTCGAGCCGCTCCTCCGTCGAGGCCCTCGTCGGCTTGCTGGGCCGGCGCGGCGGCGGCGGTGGGGCGAGCGCGTCGCGCATGAGCGCGCAGAAGCGCTCGGTGGCGAGGCGGCGGTTGCGATGCTGGCTGCGCTCGTCCTGGGCGACGACGCGCAGCCGGCCTTCGGCGTCGAGCCGCGAGCGCAGCCGCCGCCGGGCCAGCCCGCGCTCCGCCTCGGTCAGCGTGGGGCTCCCGGCGAGGTCGAACACGAGCTCGACCCGCGTCGACGACGTGTTCACGTGCTGGCCGCCGGGCCCGCCGCTGCGGGTGGCCCGGAATTCGAGCTCGGAGGTCGGGAGCGGCCGGGAGGCGCCGATGTCAAGCACCGGTCCGCTCGGCTGCGCGCTTCACCCCGGCGCGGTGGAAGCGGCGCAGCGCCCGGATGCTGCGCGCGTACGGCTGCTCCTCGTCGTCGCCCGGAGTCTCCATGATCGCCGGGATCTCCTGCAGCGCCGGATGGCCGAGGATCACCGCCAGCTCGCGGCCGATCACGCCCTTGCCGACCTCGGCGTGACGGTCGCGCTGGGAGCCGAGGTCGACGGCGGCGTCGTTCACGTGCAGGCAGGTGAGCCGGTCGAGGCCGAACCGCTCGTCCACCTCGGCCATGAGCGCGTCGACCCGGCCCGGGTCGGTGACGTCGACGCCGGACGCCCACAGGTGGCAGGTGTCCAGGCACACCGCGACGCGCTCGGGGCGGCCGATGGCGTCCATGACCTGCTCGATCTCGTCCAGGCCGACGCCCATCGTCCCGCCCGCGCCGGCAGAGTTCTCGATGACGAGCCGGGTCGGCGAGTCAGGGTCGGCGTCAGCCAGCACCTCGGTGAGCGCCTCGGCCACCTGCGGCATGACGGCGTCGAGGCCGCGGCCGAGATGGCTGCCGAGGTGGAAGACGACCCCGTTGGCCCCGATCGCCTGCGCCGCCCGCATCGTGTTGTGGAGCGCTCCGACCGACTTCTCGTAGAGCTCGGGGTCGGACGCTCCCAGGTTGATCAGGTAGGTGGCATGGCAGACCACCGTCTGCACCTTCGCCGTCTTGCGCGCGGCCCGGAACCGCTCGGCCGCGTCGGGCTCGACGACGGGATGCCGCCACATGCGCGGGCTCTGCGTGAAGATCTGCAGCGACGTCGCGCCGATCGTGCGGGCGCGGTCGAGCGCCTTGTACGCGCCGCCGGCGACGCCGAGGTGAGCCCCGTACTGCATGGAGCGATCGTAGTCGGCGGGCCTTCCCGGCGCGGCTGTGAGACACCCGTTACGTGGACGTGACCTGGACGTCGCGGAACGGTCTGCACTGTGACCTGGAGAGCGTGTCCAGGACAGGCGCCGAGGCCAACCTGTACAGCTACGCCGCGGCTATCAGCGCCGACGGCCGCTACGTGGTGTTCAACTCCGGCGCCACCAACCTGGTGCCCCACGACACCAACCCGCGCACCGACGCGTTCGTGCGCGACCGCCGCGCCGGGTGACGACTCGCATCAGCGTCTCCACGACCGGGGCCCAGGCGCAGGCGCGGTCGCCAGGCCAACGCGGAATGCAGCGCACCTCCGGCTGACCCGCCACGGCCGCGACGTCGTCTTCTCCTCGCCCGCCTCGACGCTGGTCTCCGGCGATACCAACGGCCAGACACCAGTCTTCTCCTCGTGGGCCGGCAACCTGGTGTCGAACGACCGCAGCCCGGGCCCGGAGGTGTTCGTGCGCGATCGGACCTGCCCTGAGGGATTCACTCTAGACTGACCGGCCGTGTCGTCCCGTCCCGTCTGCGTCCGCATGCCGCCCAGCCCGACCGGGCTCTTCCACGTCGGCACGGTGCGCACGATGCTCTTCAACTGGCTCTTCGCCCGCGGCCGCGGCGGCAGGGTCGTGCTGCGGTTCGAGGACACGGACGTCGCCCGCTCCACCGAGGCCGCCGTCGAGCACGCCGAGGCGGTGCTGCGCTGGCTCGGGATCGACTGGGACGACGGGCCCTACCGGCAGACGCAGCGCTACGACCTCTACCGGGCCGCCGCCGAGGACCTGATCGCGCACGGCAAGGCCTACCGCTGCTACTGCACCGAGGCCGAGCTGGCCGAGGAGCGAGCCCGCCGCCAGGCCGACGGCCGGCCGCTGATCTACAGCGGCCGCTGCCGGCACGCAGCGGCGGCCGAGCTCGAGGCGCTCGCCGCGGAGGGCCGGCCCGCGGTCGTGCGCCTGGCCCTGCCGGCGTCCGGCACCACCGTCATCGAGGACGTCGTCCACGGCACGGTCGAGTGGGACAACGCCCTCCAGGGCGACCACGTGATCCTGCGGTCGGACGGGTCGCCGACCTATCAGTTCGCGAACCCGTTCGACGACATCGCCATGGGCGTGACCTACGTGATCCGCGGCGAGGACCTGATGCCGTCGACGCCGCGCCAGCTGGCGCTCTACCGCGCGCTCGACGCCCCGGAGCCGGTCTTCGCCCACCTGCCCATGGTGCTCGGGCCGGACAAGCGCAAGCTCTCGAAGCGGCACGGCGCGATCTCGGTCGAGGAATTCCGCGACGCGGGCGTGATCGCGGATGCGCTCGTGAACTACCTGGCGCTCGTCGGCTGGAGCTTCGACGACCACACGAACTTCATGACGCGGCCCGAGCTGATCGAGCGGTTCACGCTCGAGCGGGTGACCAAGAGCCCGGGCGTGTTCGACCCGGAGAAGCTCGAGTGGCTGAACGGCGAGCACCTGCGCGCGCTTGCGCCCGAGACGTTCGTGAAGGAGCTCCAGGACTACCTCGTCTCCGCGGCCTCGCCGCTGGCCGACCAGCCGGAGCAGGTTGCCGAGGCGGCGCCGCTCGTGCAGGAGAAGATGCGCGTGCTGGGCCAGTTCCCGCGCCTCGCCGGGTTCCTGTTCGGCCCGCCGGAGCGCGATCCGGCCGCCTGGGAGCGGGTGGGCAAGGACGAGCGCGCGCCGGCGTCCCTGCGGGCCGCCCGCGAGGCGCTCGCCGAGGTCGATCCGTGGACGGCCGAGGCGATCGAAGCGGCCCTGCACGCCGCCTGCGAGCGGCAGGGCGTGAAGCCGCGCGCGCTCTTCATGCCGGTGCGGGTCGCGCTCACCGGGAGCACCGTCTCGCCGGGGCTGTACGAGAGCCTGGAGCTGGTGGGCCGGGACGAATCGCTCGCCCGGCTCGACGCTGCGCTCGCCGATCTCCCCGCCGTCGATGATTGATTCCACCTCCCCGCGAGCCTGGACGTCAGGCTGTTGGTGCGGGTTCGGACTGTTGGTTGGGGCTGCGCCTCAGCGTCTGCGTCATCGCAGACGCCTCGGACCGCGGTCAAGCGCATCCACGCTCCCTGCGTCCTTGCGCTGCTCGGTTCGCAACCGCCGAGACCGCACAGGGTCGTGGAATCGATCATCCAGTGAGTTTGCAGGAATCCGGCCGGGCCCGGCCGAAGGGGGAAGTCCGCCCGTGTACGGATCCCTGCATGTCTCCGAGTCGATCACGCGCCTCTCGGTCGCGGGCGTCGTCCTGTGGGTGAGCCTCACGGCCCTCGTCGCGACGGTCGTCGGCGTCGCCGCGTGGTCGGCCGGGAACGCCACCGCGACGCGCTACACGCCTGCCGTCGTGCGCCAGATCCAGGGCCAGGCCTACGTCCGCGGGCTGGCCGCCGGGAGCGAGCGGACGAGCCATGCCGGGAACGGCCGCAAGCGGATCGACACGCTGCGCAGGAAGAGCTACGAGCGAGGATATTCGGCCGGCTACCGGGCCGGACAGGCGGCCGCACCCTGACGCACTACCCGTTCGGGTGGGTTCGGGCCCGAAGCGAGGGGTGTTTCCCCCGACCCCGGGACTGGGGGCGCACGCGGAGGTAGAGTTGCGGACGTGGGGGTCTACCTGCTGCAGCATCTGGCCCAGTGGGCCGCAGCCACGGCGTTCCTCGCGACGCTGGGGTGTGTCATCGCCGCCGCGCTCGGCATCCAGATGTCTGCGTCGGCCCTGATGCCCGGCGACGCCGCCTTCGCGCTCGCGCGCACGATGGCGATCCTGGGCGGCTCCGCGGTGATCGTGGCGGGCTTCTCGAGCACCCTCTACTTCTGGCTGATCGGGGTCGCATCCGACCGCGCGGCGCTCACGGTCGGCGCCGGCACGCTGGCGGTCGGCCTCGTGTTCGTCGGCATGATCGGCATGCTGAACGAGCGCGGCCACGCCGCCCACCGCTGATCCGGCAACCCCTCCCGGTACGCTTCCCGTCATGCGCGAACGGCTGCGCAGCCGGGCGGTCCTGATCGCCGCGATCGCCGCGGTGGCGCTGGCCGTGCTCGGCACCTACACCTGGAACCAGACCGCGCCGACGCGCTGCCCGAAGGTGG
Coding sequences:
- the gcvPA gene encoding aminomethyl-transferring glycine dehydrogenase subunit GcvPA; translation: MSFTSLTDEDRAAMLAAIGVESVADLFAEIPAAVRLDRPLRVDRALTEGELWAHLCELAGRNSGTGSELSFLGAGVYDHYVPAVVDAVMQRGELLTAYTPYQPEMSQGTLQAIFEYQTAICELTGMDVSNASGYDGTTVAADACYVAKQTTGRTKVVVAQTLNPQVRQVVRTFAPGFGMEVVEVPHTGGTTDPDRFGAACADAACAIFPQPNFFGCLEPAPELAAAASAAGALAIAHVDLMTLGVLEAPGAYGCALAIGEGQSAGNHMSYGGPHFGFLAARSDYIRKLPGRIVGETHDHDGRRGFVLTLQTREQHIRREKATSNITTNQTLLAVAGLIYLSWLGPQGLGDVGRACLSLTEHAKRRLGLPLAFDRPTFQEFAVRLSRPARDVIRDARKLGVHPGYALGREYEGMDDVLLVCLTEKRTAADIDRLAEVLRQVQAVAA
- the arfB gene encoding alternative ribosome rescue aminoacyl-tRNA hydrolase ArfB; this translates as MLDIGASRPLPTSELEFRATRSGGPGGQHVNTSSTRVELVFDLAGSPTLTEAERGLARRRLRSRLDAEGRLRVVAQDERSQHRNRRLATERFCALMRDALAPPPPPRRPSKPTRASTEERLERKRRDAARKRMRRPPADADDRAEATRAA
- a CDS encoding SDR family NAD(P)-dependent oxidoreductase, which gives rise to MRLEGRTALVTGGGTGIGAAIVRRFAAEGATVWAMGRRREALEASGGQPIAGDIADADDRRRALEQTGPLDVLVNNAGLGDADWDATIAVNLTAAHRLADAAADGLAARRGAIVNVSSVAALVAGPGAPQYAVSKAALVMLTKSLAVTLGPRGVRANAICPGWVRTPMADLEMSALGADTEAAYREVTRHVPLGRPAQPDEVAAAALFLASDEASYVSGAVLTVDGGMTAVDVGTLAFHE
- the gltX gene encoding glutamate--tRNA ligase; this translates as MSSRPVCVRMPPSPTGLFHVGTVRTMLFNWLFARGRGGRVVLRFEDTDVARSTEAAVEHAEAVLRWLGIDWDDGPYRQTQRYDLYRAAAEDLIAHGKAYRCYCTEAELAEERARRQADGRPLIYSGRCRHAAAAELEALAAEGRPAVVRLALPASGTTVIEDVVHGTVEWDNALQGDHVILRSDGSPTYQFANPFDDIAMGVTYVIRGEDLMPSTPRQLALYRALDAPEPVFAHLPMVLGPDKRKLSKRHGAISVEEFRDAGVIADALVNYLALVGWSFDDHTNFMTRPELIERFTLERVTKSPGVFDPEKLEWLNGEHLRALAPETFVKELQDYLVSAASPLADQPEQVAEAAPLVQEKMRVLGQFPRLAGFLFGPPERDPAAWERVGKDERAPASLRAAREALAEVDPWTAEAIEAALHAACERQGVKPRALFMPVRVALTGSTVSPGLYESLELVGRDESLARLDAALADLPAVDD
- a CDS encoding HAD family hydrolase, whose amino-acid sequence is MLRAAAFDYRDTLAEFRWDERLWRRGVEALVVAAGGDARAAGRVGEGLRRRFARTDGDPVELDYPAAVAAALRDFGIDAAPAAVRRGIEAEYRIWAPARHVHPDTPALLDGVRALGLRSAVAANAFDPPGLFRADLAAQGIGGRVDAVVLSCEVGVRKPDPRFFAAVSNALGVDPGEAVFVGDSVRDDVLGAAAVGMRTCLATWYRQDPEAAGRGVTTGTEPLQVVEILEGIVESGRAGKI
- the gcvPB gene encoding aminomethyl-transferring glycine dehydrogenase subunit GcvPB; this translates as MKLIYEKSRAGRRAGRIPDPGVQVAEVPAELARTTPPRLPELAEPELVRHYTELSTRTFGIDTGFYPLGSCTMKYNPRINERAVGLPGFADLHPHQEDEGAQGALELMWRLQEMLAEVVGLDAVTLQPAAGSQGELTGLTLMRAHFADRGEDRTEVIIPDTAHGTNPASVAMAGYTLVRVKTDVRGNVDVDDLRGKVGEHTAGLMLTNPSTLGLFEERISEIADIFHSAGALLYYDGANLNAVCGISRPGDMGFDIVHYNLHKTFSQPHGGGGPGGGPVAVRRDLEQFLPVPVVVRDGDTFRLESDRPKTIGKVRGFGGPFGVFVRAYAFMRMWGPGLRDMSEVAVLNANYVLARLKGAYDLPVDRHCMHEFVVSARTLKREHGITALDVAKRLMDHGFHPPTIYFPLIVSEALMIEPTETETRETLDAFCEAMLAIAQEAGDDPQMLKDAPHTRPVTRLDEAEAAKRLLVRYGFDEHPTSGLDE
- a CDS encoding deoxyribonuclease IV, which codes for MQYGAHLGVAGGAYKALDRARTIGATSLQIFTQSPRMWRHPVVEPDAAERFRAARKTAKVQTVVCHATYLINLGASDPELYEKSVGALHNTMRAAQAIGANGVVFHLGSHLGRGLDAVMPQVAEALTEVLADADPDSPTRLVIENSAGAGGTMGVGLDEIEQVMDAIGRPERVAVCLDTCHLWASGVDVTDPGRVDALMAEVDERFGLDRLTCLHVNDAAVDLGSQRDRHAEVGKGVIGRELAVILGHPALQEIPAIMETPGDDEEQPYARSIRALRRFHRAGVKRAAERTGA